A genomic stretch from Thalassophryne amazonica chromosome 18, fThaAma1.1, whole genome shotgun sequence includes:
- the vwa2 gene encoding von Willebrand factor A domain-containing protein 2: MNFDICLCFFITVLLLQVLQGFSVQEIHTSRENIIKINSAGEMMQCSAALDILFLMDGSYSIGKSSFERLKQFATKLCDALDIGPDKVRVGSIQFGSTPRLEFPLDVYSNKQEVKKHMKNILFRGGSTQTGLALKYVMKKGFQGGRKSSAAAQIVVLLSDGRSQGNVVQAAAQLKETGLVLFAVGLRYPRWEELNAVASAPAESHVFFAEHFYDAVNGLFTTLTTFSLCDTTPAGCEVESYPCERKTLDVVKELQGNFMCWKGSKGYSPYMSLCPYYRYNKMYKRHQMVCHRTICSDLCDSQPCLNGGSCVSEGPQGYHCLCPPGYGEDPHCAPALSLDCSVDLLFLLEGSTKLTLEGFLRLKSFLKRFLQTVIGSGTPGNFGLAVFGRETRIEARVGEFKWDLRSLLKAVGGLQPVDGETRTGQALRYVTHHGFVNSPDFADVTDDLPRVVVLLTATPAGDEIVESAKYAREREIFLVAVGPNALKGQLTNITGNPQRIITYPSPDRLNSKIPELKAKICSVDTQGCLGQAVDLVFALDASSGVGHDNFDSLRDFVRSVSVQFDVNRDVTQIALVVYNLRASTVFNLDTHQTGSAVLEAVSKANYMGGVSSTGSALLHIHSNVLTVANGARPGVNKAVVVVTDGSGGDDAVVPAQRIRENGVSLLVIGIGDAQGDRLLKIAGTEEHVISVPCYEDLKYFEDVLVQILCSEVKKPVNMCKPNPCMNDGICILSGGSFWCQCQGYEGPHCETRHRRPSSRGDLPRPLGLRRSSRQKKSHRELLHHYKLHRRRQAA, translated from the exons ATGAACTTTGATATCTGTCTCTGCTTCTTTATAACAGTGCTGCTGCTTCAAG tcCTGCAAGGATTCTCTGTGCAGGAGATCCACACGAGCCGTGAGAACATCATCAAGATCAACTCAGCTGGAGAAA TGATGCAGTGCTCTGCAGCCTTGGATATCCTCTTCCTCATGGATGGTTCTTACAGCATTGGGAAAAGCAGTTTTGAGAGGTTGAAACAATTTGCAACCAAACTTTGTGATGCTCTAGACATCGGGCCAGAcaag GTGCGCGTCGGCTCAATTCAGTTTGGCTCCACCCCTCGTCTGGAGTTTCCACTGGACGTGTACAGTAACAAACAAGAGGTGAAGAAGCACATGAAAAATATTCTGTTCAG AGGAGGCAGCACCCAGACAGGCCTGGCTCTGAAGTATGTGATGAAGAAGGGCTTCCAAGGCGGGCGCAAGTCCTCTGCTGCAGCCCAGATCGTCGTCCTTTTATCAGATGGAAGATCTCAGGGTAACGTGGTGCAGGCTGCCGCACAGCTCAAGGAGACTGGTCTGGTCTTGTTTGCTGTGGGCCTGCGTTACCCCAG GTGGGAGGAGCTAAACGCTGTTGCTAGTGCACCAGCGGAGAGCCATGTTTTCTTTGCAGAGCATTTCTACGATGCTGTCAATGGTCTATTCACCACTCTGACCACCTTCTCCCTCTGTGACACCACACCTGCAG GCTGCGAGGTGGAGTCATACCCCTGTGAGAGGAAGACACTGGACGTGGTGAAAGAGCTACAAGGGAATTTCATGTGTTGGAAAGGCTCAAAGGGATATTCCCCGTACATGTCACTGTGTCCGTACTACAG ATACAACAAGATGTATAAGAGACACCAGATGGTCTGCCATcggacgatctgttcag ATCTCTGTGACTCTCAGCCCTGCTTAAATGGTGGGTCATGTGTGTCAGAAGGTCCGCAGGGTTACCACTGCCTATGCCCGCCTGGTTATGGTGAAGACCCACACTGCG CTCCTGCATTATCACTGGACTGTTCTGTGGACCTGCTTTTCCTACTGGAAGGTTCAACCAAGCTCACCCTCGAAGGCTTTCTCCGGCTCAAGTCTTTTTTAAAGCGTTTTTTGCAAACTGTGATCGGGTCCGGCACCCCCGGTAATTTTGGCCTAGCAGTGTTTGGTAGAGAGACTCGCATCGAAGCCCGCGTCGGCGAGTTCAAATGGGACTTAAGGAGTCTGCTCAAAGCCGTAGGGGGGCTTCAACCAGTGGATGGCGAGACACGGACAGGCCAAGCCCTACGCTATGTTACACATCACGGCTTTGTGAACTCGCCAGATTTTGCTGACGTCACAGATGACCTGCCTCGTGTGGTGGTCTTGCTCACGGCCACTCCTGCTGGTGATGAAATTGTTGAATCCGCTAAATACGCCCGTGAAAGGGAGATCTTTCTTGTAGCAGTGGGACCAAATGCCTTAAAGGGTCAACTGACCAACATCACAGGAAATCCACAGCGGATCATCACCTATCCATCACCTGACAGGCTTAATTCTAAGATCCCGGAACTCAAGGCCAAGATCTGTAGTGTGGATACTCAAG GTTGTCTAGGACAAGCAGTAGACCTGGTCTTTGCCCTGGATGCCTCCAGTGGCGTTGGTCATGATAACTTTGACAGTTTGCGCGACTTTGTGCGCAGTGTCTCCGTCCAGTTTGACGTCAACCGTGATGTGACCCAGATTGCACTCGTGGTCTACAATCTGAGAGCTTCTACTGTGTTCAACCTGGACACCCATCAAACGGGCTCCGCTGTCCTTGAGGCCGTCAGCAAGGCAAACTACATGGGTGGAGTGTCCTCAACAGGGTCAGCATTGCTCCACATTCACTCAAACGTCCTGACTGTGGCCAACGGTGCACGCCCAGGTGTCAACAAGGCTGTGGTCGTGGTGACGGATGGCTCAGGCGGGGACGACGCCGTTGTTCCAGCTCAGAGGATCAGAGAAAATGGAGTTTCACTTCTTGTGATTGGTATCGGAGATGCACAGGGAGACAGGCTGCTAAAGATTGCTGGTACAGAGGAGCACGTAATCTCAGTGCCGTGTTATGAGGATCTGAAGTACTTTGAGGATGTGCTGGTGCAGATATTGTGCTCGG AGGTGAAGAAGCCGGTAAATATGTGCAAGCCCAACCCTTGCATGAATGATGGGATCTGCATCCTATCAGGTGGAAGCTTCTGGTGTCAGTGCCAAGGCTACGAAGGACCACACTGCGAAACAC